A genomic segment from Treponema sp. Marseille-Q3903 encodes:
- the hslV gene encoding ATP-dependent protease subunit HslV, with protein sequence MSNTKIRSTTILAVKRNGKVAMAGDGQCTLGETVCKGNSRKVRKIYDGKILTGFAGSVADAFTLLDRFETKVKEYNGDIMRSAVELAKLWRTERSLQKLEAMLLVADKDKILLISGDGNVIEPESDAIAIGSGGNYAYSAALAYLDSSDLSAREIAERSLHIAGRICIYTNENITIEEL encoded by the coding sequence ATGAGTAATACAAAAATTAGAAGTACAACAATTCTTGCAGTTAAACGTAACGGAAAAGTTGCCATGGCAGGAGACGGACAGTGTACACTAGGCGAAACTGTCTGCAAAGGCAACTCAAGAAAAGTTAGAAAGATTTATGATGGAAAGATTCTCACAGGGTTTGCGGGTTCTGTTGCCGACGCTTTTACACTACTTGATCGCTTTGAGACTAAAGTAAAAGAGTATAATGGAGACATCATGCGTTCTGCCGTAGAACTTGCAAAACTCTGGAGAACAGAGCGCAGCCTTCAAAAACTTGAGGCAATGCTCCTCGTCGCTGATAAAGACAAAATTTTATTGATCAGCGGAGACGGAAATGTAATTGAACCGGAAAGCGATGCAATTGCGATAGGTTCAGGCGGTAACTATGCATATTCAGCAGCTTTAGCTTACCTTGACTCTTCAGATTTAAGTGCACGTGAGATTGCAGAACGTTCTCTTCATATTGCAGGCAGAATCTGCATTTATACAAATGAAAATATCACAATTGAAGAACTTTAA
- a CDS encoding tyrosine-type recombinase/integrase has product MTLREITEEFLLYLSAVRGLSKNTLIAYDNDLKYLQEFLTPDLDIKTVTSENLFLCVGQLSKQKKSSATINRFIAAVRTMFSYARKLGYLEKNPSVTLKTVKISKRVPKFMTQAEVHNLCNQPVNHELLWKTRDHAIFTMLYSSGCRVSELINLNIDDFIDGGRAAIVTGKGDKQRRVFFAEESRKALAEYMKDRTRVLQTNHILEPEKRLFINQKGLPLTAGGLRYILSRYSGAEGTNNHMNPHAFRHTFATTMISNGADVRLVQEMLGHSNISTTQRYTHVTTEKLIEIYKLAHPHG; this is encoded by the coding sequence ATGACTTTACGCGAAATAACAGAAGAATTTTTATTATATCTGTCTGCCGTACGAGGGCTTTCAAAAAACACATTGATCGCTTACGACAACGATTTAAAATATCTTCAAGAATTTTTGACTCCGGATCTAGATATAAAAACGGTTACCAGTGAAAATCTTTTTTTGTGCGTAGGTCAGCTTTCAAAACAAAAAAAATCATCAGCGACAATCAATAGATTTATTGCTGCCGTAAGAACTATGTTTTCATACGCTCGCAAACTTGGATATTTGGAAAAAAATCCTTCTGTAACATTAAAAACAGTAAAAATTTCTAAGCGTGTGCCAAAATTTATGACACAAGCAGAGGTTCATAATTTGTGCAATCAACCTGTAAATCATGAGCTTCTTTGGAAAACCCGTGATCACGCGATTTTTACAATGCTTTATTCTTCAGGCTGCCGTGTCAGCGAATTGATAAACCTGAACATAGATGATTTTATTGACGGTGGAAGAGCTGCAATTGTCACCGGAAAAGGTGATAAGCAGAGGCGCGTTTTTTTTGCTGAAGAGTCTCGCAAAGCGCTTGCGGAATACATGAAAGACCGCACCAGAGTTCTTCAGACAAATCATATTTTAGAACCGGAGAAACGGCTTTTTATAAATCAAAAAGGGCTTCCTCTTACGGCCGGTGGACTTCGTTATATTTTAAGCAGATATTCAGGTGCTGAAGGGACAAACAATCACATGAACCCACATGCATTTCGCCATACGTTTGCGACGACAATGATTTCAAATGGCGCTGATGTGCGATTAGTTCAAGAAATGCTTGGGCATTCAAACATAAGCACGACACAGCGTTATACACACGTCACTACAGAAAAACTTATTGAGATATACAAACTCGCACATCCTCACGGCTGA
- a CDS encoding DUF1667 domain-containing protein — translation MSEKINMTCIICPMGCNMEAELEDGKVVLVKDNGCPRGAEYAAKEIMNPTRTLTTTVAVEGGELPVVPVKSAGEVPKKMLMQCMEVIRRASCKAPVKRGEIIIHDILGTGVNIIACSDLI, via the coding sequence ATGTCAGAAAAAATCAATATGACTTGTATCATCTGCCCGATGGGCTGCAACATGGAAGCGGAACTTGAGGATGGAAAAGTTGTTCTTGTAAAAGACAACGGCTGCCCTCGCGGAGCTGAATACGCTGCAAAAGAAATCATGAATCCTACAAGAACGCTCACTACAACAGTCGCAGTCGAAGGCGGAGAATTGCCTGTGGTTCCTGTAAAGTCAGCTGGAGAAGTGCCAAAAAAAATGTTGATGCAGTGCATGGAAGTTATTCGTCGGGCAAGCTGCAAAGCTCCTGTAAAGCGCGGAGAAATAATTATCCACGATATATTGGGAACAGGTGTCAACATAATTGCCTGCTCCGATTTAATTTAA
- a CDS encoding NAD(P)/FAD-dependent oxidoreductase produces the protein MKYDIVVIGGGPAGMAAAIAAKKDGTDSILILERDRRIGGILLQCIHNGFGLHYFGEELTGPEYAAKFSDEIAALGIEYKTDTMVLEVANNEDGTHSVTAINTLDGLLNIQAKAIVLSMGCRERTRGALIIPGTRPSGIFTAGAAQRFVNIDGYLPGKKVVILGSGDIGLIMARRLTLEGAEVKLICEVMPFSSGLRRNIVQCVENFNIPLKFSHTITKIHGKDRLEGVSVAAVDADRKPIIDTEEYIECDTLLLSVGLIPENEISTGCGVSIDSSTSGPIVNEHMQTSVSGIFACGNTVHVHDLVDFVTKESIRAGKNASRYVQNKIKDNGRHVTLRPGNRVRYTVPQHIESTESDENISIMFRSTDVYKDVYIEVSSNGKKIKSMKKKVVRPGEMQVVELTPEQLLDVKDNLTVSIELPQEVSE, from the coding sequence ATGAAGTACGACATTGTAGTTATAGGTGGAGGCCCTGCGGGAATGGCTGCCGCAATCGCTGCAAAAAAAGATGGGACAGATTCAATTTTGATTTTGGAACGGGACAGACGAATCGGAGGTATTTTGCTTCAATGCATTCACAATGGCTTTGGACTTCATTATTTTGGCGAGGAATTGACAGGCCCTGAATATGCGGCAAAGTTTTCTGATGAAATCGCTGCTCTCGGAATTGAATACAAAACAGACACAATGGTTTTGGAAGTAGCAAACAATGAAGATGGAACGCACTCAGTAACTGCTATCAATACTTTGGACGGTCTGCTCAACATTCAAGCTAAAGCGATTGTGCTTTCGATGGGCTGCCGCGAAAGAACTAGAGGCGCTTTGATTATTCCGGGCACTCGTCCTTCAGGAATTTTTACCGCAGGTGCTGCCCAGCGTTTTGTAAATATAGATGGTTATTTGCCAGGTAAAAAAGTTGTAATACTTGGTTCTGGGGACATAGGTCTGATAATGGCAAGGCGGCTGACGCTTGAAGGTGCGGAAGTAAAACTGATATGTGAAGTCATGCCGTTTAGCTCAGGATTGCGCCGCAACATTGTTCAGTGCGTCGAAAATTTCAACATTCCGCTTAAGTTCAGCCACACAATCACAAAAATTCACGGGAAAGACCGCCTTGAAGGAGTTTCTGTTGCCGCAGTTGATGCTGACCGAAAACCTATCATAGACACTGAAGAATATATCGAATGCGATACACTGCTTTTGTCTGTAGGATTGATTCCTGAAAATGAAATTTCTACAGGATGTGGAGTTTCAATAGATTCCTCTACATCAGGGCCGATTGTAAACGAACACATGCAGACTTCCGTATCGGGAATATTTGCATGCGGCAACACAGTTCATGTCCATGACCTTGTAGATTTTGTAACTAAGGAGAGCATAAGAGCCGGCAAAAACGCTTCAAGATATGTCCAGAATAAAATAAAAGACAACGGACGGCACGTAACGCTGCGTCCGGGAAACCGTGTTCGCTATACAGTGCCTCAGCATATTGAATCTACAGAAAGCGATGAAAATATTTCCATAATGTTTCGCAGCACAGATGTTTATAAAGATGTCTACATCGAAGTTTCAAGCAACGGTAAAAAAATTAAGTCGATGAAAAAAAAGGTAGTGCGACCGGGCGAAATGCAGGTTGTTGAGCTGACACCGGAACAACTTTTAGATGTAAAAGACAATCTTACTGTTTCGATAGAGCTTCCTCAGGAGGTATCAGAATAA